The following coding sequences lie in one Bacillus oleivorans genomic window:
- a CDS encoding Na(+)/H(+) antiporter subunit B, whose translation MKNNDVILQVTTKVIVFIIVLFSIYIFFAGHYTPGGGFIGGLMTSGAIVLLLLTYDIKTVAEMLPLDYKLVAAAGLFIAAATSTGALLFDLPFLTHGYWEIWLPILGETGLHTAVFFDTGVYLVVVGVTLTIIQTIGVSE comes from the coding sequence ATGAAAAACAATGATGTGATTTTGCAGGTCACAACCAAGGTGATTGTTTTTATCATCGTGTTATTTTCCATCTATATATTTTTCGCCGGACATTACACGCCCGGCGGGGGATTTATTGGGGGATTAATGACTTCTGGTGCAATCGTATTGTTATTGCTTACCTACGATATCAAGACAGTTGCAGAGATGCTCCCGCTCGACTATAAATTAGTAGCCGCTGCCGGCTTATTTATTGCTGCAGCCACAAGTACTGGGGCTCTTCTTTTTGATCTTCCCTTCCTGACCCATGGCTACTGGGAAATCTGGCTGCCGATCTTGGGAGAAACCGGCCTTCATACCGCTGTGTTCTTTGATACCGGTGTGTATCTTGTTGTCGTAGGTGTCACATTAACCATTATTCAAACGATTGGGGTGAGCGAATAA
- a CDS encoding YuiA family protein: protein MLINSQTGKECDYCSGKGYFQLLLGGSETCPCCSGTGKKKEAS, encoded by the coding sequence ATGCTAATCAACAGCCAGACTGGTAAAGAATGTGATTACTGTTCAGGAAAAGGATATTTTCAATTATTACTCGGCGGTTCTGAAACCTGCCCTTGCTGCAGCGGTACCGGCAAGAAAAAAGAGGCTTCTTAG
- a CDS encoding 3D domain-containing protein: MVNYKKLWMAVLVVLALWTTFQFVSGAKASAYVSPWVSQFDLERSNTEKIYENHRYRASGLTLKALNRTAGSELLISSAKPVVSEPPTLEEAIDWSQYPKRTVVATGYTAGVESTGKSPGHPSYGITYSGVKVKRDLYSTVAADLRVFPIGTILFIPGYGYGVVADKGSAIKGDRLDLFYETVDDVYDQWGKKTVEVYVVEMGDGTLTEKDLQALNENEAMQVFRHQYTKANRN, translated from the coding sequence ATGGTAAACTATAAAAAATTATGGATGGCTGTGTTAGTAGTTTTAGCTTTATGGACGACTTTTCAATTTGTCTCTGGTGCAAAGGCAAGTGCGTATGTATCCCCTTGGGTATCCCAGTTTGATTTGGAACGTTCCAATACAGAAAAAATTTACGAAAATCATAGATACCGAGCATCAGGTCTTACCTTAAAGGCCTTAAACAGAACAGCGGGTTCTGAGCTTTTGATTTCATCTGCCAAGCCTGTGGTTTCCGAACCGCCTACATTAGAAGAAGCGATTGATTGGTCGCAGTACCCTAAGAGAACGGTTGTAGCAACTGGATATACAGCAGGTGTAGAATCGACAGGTAAAAGCCCGGGTCATCCCTCTTATGGAATTACATATTCGGGCGTTAAGGTAAAACGGGACTTATACTCAACGGTAGCCGCAGATTTAAGGGTATTCCCAATTGGGACTATTTTGTTTATCCCTGGTTATGGCTATGGTGTTGTCGCAGATAAAGGTTCTGCGATCAAAGGGGACCGATTAGATTTGTTTTACGAGACAGTAGATGACGTCTATGATCAATGGGGTAAAAAAACTGTGGAAGTGTATGTTGTAGAAATGGGTGACGGAACCCTTACTGAAAAGGATCTCCAAGCTTTAAATGAAAATGAAGCGATGCAAGTGTTTCGACATCAATATACAAAAGCGAATAGAAATTAG
- a CDS encoding leucyl aminopeptidase: MFLVYNQFNLEEPFDAFVLGIWDQPVRWSGLLGEINERMNHQLEAIFKAGEISKKERSIGSIFTLGNDGTRKIITVGLGKKGSASIESVKESLGKAFKHLNGKAETICVDLSSFLNDSLSSEEVAFALGEALALSTYSYSGYKQKSNEPDKEIEKVTIIAADKGDELTPVLETGYIYGRATNSARTLVNTPANMLTAADLAEHARRLADTYGFEAEILEKEDMEKLGMGALLAVNQGSNQPPKLIVLKYQGKAEWKDVIGLVGKGVTFDTGGYSLKTRDGIVGMKTDMAGAAAVLGAMEIIGETRPEQNVVAVIPATDNMVSGHSFKPDDVITSLHGKTIEVSNTDAEGRLVLADAITYAKHHGAEYLVDVATLTGGVIVALGTHTTGAMTNHESWFEQVLEASHAAGEPIWRLPITDKDVKRIRSSKVADLNNSPGREGHAIMGGTFLLEFAEDTPWVHLDIAGTATSKSSYELGPSGATGVMVRTLATLVDGFTPIK; the protein is encoded by the coding sequence ATGTTTTTAGTGTACAATCAATTTAATTTGGAAGAGCCATTTGATGCGTTTGTTTTAGGGATTTGGGATCAGCCGGTACGATGGAGCGGCTTATTAGGTGAAATTAATGAGAGAATGAATCACCAGCTTGAAGCCATTTTTAAAGCAGGAGAGATTTCAAAAAAAGAAAGATCAATTGGATCTATTTTTACACTAGGCAATGACGGAACGAGAAAAATCATTACCGTAGGACTAGGGAAAAAAGGATCTGCTTCGATTGAGAGTGTCAAGGAATCTCTAGGAAAGGCATTTAAACACTTAAATGGGAAAGCCGAAACGATTTGTGTTGATTTATCAAGTTTTTTAAATGATTCACTTTCATCCGAAGAGGTAGCATTTGCTCTTGGGGAAGCCTTAGCCTTATCAACGTATTCCTACAGCGGGTATAAGCAAAAATCAAATGAACCTGATAAAGAGATTGAGAAAGTAACGATTATAGCTGCAGATAAGGGAGATGAGTTAACTCCTGTGCTGGAGACAGGATATATTTATGGCAGAGCTACTAACTCAGCCCGGACTCTTGTAAACACACCAGCAAATATGCTGACTGCTGCCGATCTGGCTGAGCACGCCCGAAGATTAGCGGATACATATGGATTTGAAGCAGAAATTTTAGAAAAAGAGGATATGGAAAAGCTCGGAATGGGTGCTCTGCTTGCGGTAAACCAAGGGTCAAATCAACCGCCTAAATTAATTGTCCTGAAGTACCAGGGCAAAGCTGAATGGAAAGATGTAATCGGCTTAGTTGGAAAAGGGGTTACCTTTGATACGGGCGGCTATTCCCTCAAAACGAGAGACGGTATTGTTGGGATGAAGACCGATATGGCTGGAGCGGCAGCTGTCTTAGGAGCGATGGAAATCATCGGTGAAACTCGTCCTGAGCAAAATGTTGTAGCTGTGATTCCAGCGACAGATAATATGGTTAGCGGGCATAGTTTTAAACCAGATGATGTCATTACTTCATTACATGGCAAAACCATTGAGGTGTCGAATACGGATGCAGAAGGGCGGCTAGTCTTAGCTGATGCTATTACTTATGCCAAGCATCACGGAGCCGAGTATCTCGTTGATGTGGCAACATTAACGGGAGGAGTTATTGTAGCATTAGGCACTCATACAACTGGCGCCATGACCAATCATGAGTCATGGTTTGAACAAGTGCTGGAAGCGTCCCACGCAGCGGGAGAACCGATTTGGAGACTTCCAATAACCGATAAAGATGTAAAACGAATCCGGAGTAGTAAAGTAGCGGATTTGAACAATTCACCCGGCCGGGAAGGTCATGCGATTATGGGTGGTACTTTCTTGTTGGAATTCGCCGAGGATACGCCTTGGGTCCATTTAGACATAGCCGGAACCGCAACAAGCAAAAGTTCCTATGAATTAGGCCCATCAGGAGCAACCGGTGTAATGGTTCGTACATTAGCAACTTTAGTGGACGGTTTTACGCCAATTAAATAG
- a CDS encoding asparagine synthase produces the protein MYRIREGLIPTILGFIVTVLGIILMQNRRLDRTVSNTILGFGLGHIVLGVIDLFEHRHYR, from the coding sequence ATGTATCGGATTCGGGAAGGATTAATCCCTACTATCTTAGGTTTTATCGTTACTGTTTTAGGAATCATATTAATGCAAAACAGAAGACTGGATCGAACGGTTTCCAATACAATTTTGGGATTTGGTCTCGGACATATTGTTTTAGGTGTTATCGATTTATTTGAGCATCGGCATTATCGGTAG
- a CDS encoding DedA family protein produces the protein MDLESLQSILDQFNYFGLFLWLWLGVFGAPIPNEIIVMTIGFASSTDLLISPYAFIAVYLGIVGALTTCYLLGRLLGKPLLKWIKQKKRLNQSLEKAIRFMNKHHTFSLPLSYFLPGFRNFVPFLYGISKLSYKKFALLSYSAALVWVTGVFFLGYWFGEEIDTIQLVIEEIIIVAGAILILLTVFLVWKRKKREVKAPSK, from the coding sequence TTGGATTTAGAATCATTGCAATCGATTTTAGACCAATTTAATTATTTTGGGTTATTTCTATGGTTATGGCTAGGGGTATTTGGTGCACCCATTCCGAATGAAATAATTGTTATGACAATTGGATTCGCCAGTTCCACGGACCTGTTAATAAGCCCATATGCTTTTATCGCTGTATATTTAGGGATTGTCGGCGCATTAACTACCTGTTACCTTTTAGGGAGATTACTGGGGAAACCGCTATTAAAATGGATAAAACAAAAGAAAAGGTTAAATCAATCACTTGAAAAAGCCATTCGATTTATGAATAAACACCATACTTTTTCACTTCCGCTCAGTTATTTTCTGCCAGGGTTTCGAAATTTTGTGCCCTTTTTATATGGAATCAGTAAGCTGTCTTATAAGAAATTTGCGCTTCTTTCCTATTCAGCTGCGCTTGTATGGGTTACAGGCGTCTTTTTCCTGGGGTATTGGTTTGGAGAAGAAATCGATACGATTCAGCTGGTGATCGAGGAAATCATTATAGTCGCTGGAGCAATTCTCATTCTTTTAACGGTATTTTTGGTTTGGAAGAGGAAAAAACGGGAAGTGAAAGCACCGTCTAAATAA
- a CDS encoding Na(+)/H(+) antiporter subunit F1 → MIGLIFRVIKGPSTPDRVIALDGIGINLIAIVAILSILLRTSAFLEVILLLGILAYIGTVAFAKFLEKGVIIERDRNNH, encoded by the coding sequence ATGATCGGTTTAATTTTCCGGGTAATCAAAGGTCCTTCTACTCCAGACCGTGTCATTGCCCTGGATGGAATCGGCATTAATTTGATTGCGATTGTTGCCATTCTTTCCATCCTGTTAAGAACGAGCGCCTTTTTAGAGGTTATTTTATTACTCGGAATCCTAGCATACATTGGTACCGTTGCCTTTGCAAAATTTTTAGAGAAAGGAGTCATTATCGAACGTGATCGAAACAATCATTGA
- a CDS encoding Na+/H+ antiporter subunit D, translated as MTNLLIYPLLIPLLTAILLIFFKNIYWQRTISIISTALTSITAGSLIYVNYTTGIQSLNLSNWEAPFGITLVSDMLSALLVTASSLITLLCLLYSFRSIGEPREKYYYYSVMQFLLLGVNGAFTTGDIFNLFVFFEVMLMSSYVLIVLGGTKIQLRESLKYLLVNVLSSALFVIAVAYLYSVVGTLNMAHLSARIAEIPTEQTGILTVIAVLFLIVFGLKGAIFPLFFWLPGSYYAPPIPVLAMFGALLTKVGVYSIMRTYTLIFNHDQIYTHSLLGLLALLTITIGVIGAIAYSDLKKIIIYNIMVAIGVILFGVSTMSESGLTGSIFYLLHDMIIKAALFLLVGVMITITGTSNLRNISGLIHKYPLLAWTFFITALSLAGIPPLSGFIGKILIVQGGFEEGELVGSLVVIFSSLFVLFSVMKIFINGFWGTPKAWDHEEKAPVKFLLIPCIVLVTIAVLYGFGADVTEPFISKAAESLINPSVYVDAVLKE; from the coding sequence ATGACTAATCTACTAATATATCCGCTGTTAATCCCGTTATTAACAGCCATACTGTTAATCTTTTTTAAAAATATATATTGGCAGCGAACGATTTCAATCATCTCTACTGCCCTGACTTCCATTACAGCTGGTTCCCTGATTTATGTGAACTATACCACAGGGATTCAGTCTCTAAATTTAAGTAACTGGGAAGCGCCTTTTGGGATTACGCTAGTGTCAGATATGTTATCTGCATTGCTCGTAACAGCTTCCAGTTTAATCACATTATTGTGTCTGCTCTATTCATTCCGTTCCATTGGGGAACCAAGAGAAAAATACTACTACTATTCTGTCATGCAATTTCTTTTATTGGGCGTAAACGGAGCCTTTACGACAGGGGATATTTTTAATCTTTTCGTCTTCTTTGAAGTCATGTTAATGTCCTCTTACGTTTTAATTGTTTTGGGAGGAACCAAAATACAATTAAGGGAATCATTGAAGTACTTATTAGTGAATGTTTTGTCTTCTGCTTTGTTCGTCATTGCAGTAGCTTATTTGTACTCTGTGGTTGGAACACTCAATATGGCTCACCTTTCCGCTCGGATTGCTGAGATACCAACGGAACAAACAGGAATTTTAACGGTAATCGCAGTCTTGTTTTTAATAGTGTTTGGCTTGAAAGGAGCTATTTTCCCGCTGTTTTTCTGGCTGCCGGGTTCCTATTATGCACCTCCAATCCCAGTATTGGCCATGTTCGGGGCGCTTTTGACAAAAGTTGGGGTATATTCAATTATGAGAACTTACACCCTGATCTTCAATCATGATCAAATCTATACCCACAGCTTACTTGGCTTATTAGCCCTTCTCACCATTACAATTGGAGTTATCGGAGCTATTGCTTATTCAGATCTAAAAAAAATTATAATCTACAACATCATGGTAGCCATCGGCGTCATTTTGTTTGGTGTCTCCACCATGTCCGAATCCGGGCTAACCGGCTCTATCTTTTATCTGCTCCATGATATGATCATAAAAGCAGCTCTCTTTCTCCTTGTCGGAGTGATGATTACGATTACTGGCACAAGTAATCTGCGAAACATTAGCGGCTTAATTCATAAGTATCCGCTTCTGGCATGGACCTTTTTTATAACAGCCCTTTCATTAGCAGGAATTCCGCCTTTAAGCGGATTTATCGGAAAAATTCTGATTGTTCAAGGCGGATTTGAAGAAGGAGAACTAGTTGGAAGTCTAGTCGTCATTTTTTCTAGTTTATTCGTTCTCTTTTCCGTAATGAAGATTTTTATCAATGGATTTTGGGGAACCCCAAAGGCATGGGATCATGAAGAAAAGGCTCCTGTAAAGTTCCTTCTTATCCCGTGTATAGTGCTAGTCACAATTGCCGTTCTTTATGGTTTTGGGGCAGATGTTACAGAGCCTTTTATTTCTAAAGCAGCAGAAAGCTTAATTAATCCATCTGTATATGTGGATGCTGTTTTAAAGGAGTAG
- a CDS encoding Na+/H+ antiporter subunit E, whose protein sequence is MSFQLLLNVFLAFLWMFLQNSYDTSTFLIGYILGLIIMFAFRRYFHTRFYVGRVWAIIKLILLFLKELVLSNISVLKLVIKPQLDIEPGIFALPTDLKKDWEIVVLSNLITLTPGTLVVKVSDDQKTIFVHALNIGEKEEEIKGIKNTFEKAIMEVSR, encoded by the coding sequence ATGTCATTTCAACTTTTATTAAACGTATTTCTCGCATTTCTTTGGATGTTTTTGCAAAATTCCTACGACACATCCACCTTTTTAATTGGCTATATTCTAGGTCTCATCATTATGTTTGCATTTAGACGATACTTCCATACAAGATTTTATGTAGGCCGGGTTTGGGCAATTATAAAGCTGATTCTCCTCTTCTTAAAGGAGCTTGTGCTGTCTAATATTTCAGTATTAAAGTTAGTTATTAAACCACAGCTTGATATCGAACCGGGAATTTTTGCACTTCCAACAGATTTAAAAAAGGACTGGGAGATTGTCGTTCTTTCCAATTTAATAACGTTAACGCCCGGAACACTTGTTGTCAAAGTTTCCGACGATCAAAAGACGATTTTTGTTCATGCCCTTAATATTGGGGAAAAAGAGGAAGAGATTAAAGGAATCAAAAATACCTTTGAAAAAGCGATTATGGAGGTGAGCCGATAA
- a CDS encoding YuiB family protein, with amino-acid sequence MSIPAVIISVVLFFILFFGIGFLLNMILRMSWIMAIIFPIVALMIIDDIRFVDYFLSPGGSFTNLWENIVSLHLVDIVILVSGFAGAITAGIVIIALRKRGYRMF; translated from the coding sequence ATGAGTATTCCGGCAGTCATAATTTCAGTTGTATTATTTTTTATTCTTTTTTTCGGAATCGGTTTTTTATTAAATATGATTTTAAGAATGTCATGGATCATGGCGATTATTTTTCCGATCGTAGCGCTTATGATTATTGATGATATTCGCTTTGTAGATTACTTTTTATCTCCTGGCGGAAGCTTTACTAATTTGTGGGAGAATATAGTCTCTTTACACCTGGTTGATATCGTTATTTTAGTGAGCGGATTTGCCGGGGCCATCACAGCAGGTATCGTCATTATTGCTTTAAGAAAACGCGGATATCGAATGTTTTAA
- a CDS encoding divergent PAP2 family protein, which yields MVLFQNFPLIAAILAIIFAQFVKIPIAFITTQKWDWSLFNSTGGMPSSHSAAVTALTTGVALEEGMGSTLFAVSAVFAIIVMYDSSGVRRQTGEQAIAINQLMKDFQRIVREPKHAKPLKELKEVLGHKPIEVFFGALTGIILTLFLHILF from the coding sequence ATGGTATTATTTCAAAATTTCCCTTTAATTGCTGCGATTTTAGCAATCATTTTTGCCCAATTTGTCAAAATCCCCATCGCATTTATCACAACACAAAAATGGGACTGGTCTCTTTTTAATAGTACAGGCGGCATGCCAAGCAGCCACTCTGCCGCAGTCACAGCTCTGACTACTGGAGTAGCCCTTGAAGAAGGAATGGGCTCTACTCTCTTTGCTGTTTCTGCCGTCTTTGCAATTATTGTCATGTACGATTCTTCCGGGGTTCGGAGACAAACCGGTGAACAGGCAATTGCCATTAATCAGCTTATGAAGGACTTTCAAAGAATCGTTCGTGAACCTAAACATGCCAAACCTCTAAAGGAGCTTAAGGAAGTCTTAGGTCACAAACCAATTGAAGTATTCTTTGGAGCATTAACTGGAATCATCTTAACTCTTTTTCTTCATATCTTGTTTTAA
- the mnhG gene encoding monovalent cation/H(+) antiporter subunit G, with protein MIETIIEVIVAVLIGLGAFLSLVATFGVIRLPDIYTRNHAISKSTTLGIMLILIGTFLYFWLIDHHFNSRLLIAVFFIFVTSPVSGHLIARAAYHSGVKLWEKSKHDDIKEHKSSAEEM; from the coding sequence GTGATCGAAACAATCATTGAAGTGATCGTTGCAGTTCTCATTGGATTAGGCGCCTTTCTCTCACTTGTCGCGACGTTTGGTGTCATTCGTTTGCCTGACATCTATACGCGGAACCACGCTATTTCTAAAAGTACAACTTTAGGTATTATGCTTATATTGATAGGTACATTTCTTTATTTTTGGCTGATTGACCATCATTTTAACAGTCGCCTGCTGATCGCGGTTTTCTTTATTTTTGTTACATCCCCTGTCTCTGGCCATTTAATTGCAAGAGCAGCTTACCATTCTGGTGTTAAGCTTTGGGAAAAGTCCAAGCATGATGATATTAAGGAGCATAAATCCTCAGCAGAAGAAATGTAA
- a CDS encoding Na(+)/H(+) antiporter subunit C produces the protein MEILMSIVIGFLFMSAVYLMLSKSLLRIIIGTGLLSHGAHLLILTMGGLKTGAAPLLGEHAEQYTDPLPQALILTAIVISFGVTAFFLVLAYRSYQELGTDNMERLRGNEGHD, from the coding sequence ATGGAAATATTGATGTCCATTGTAATTGGATTTTTGTTTATGAGTGCAGTTTATTTAATGCTTTCAAAAAGTCTCCTTAGAATTATTATTGGAACGGGACTGCTTAGTCATGGAGCTCACCTACTGATTTTAACAATGGGTGGTTTAAAAACGGGTGCTGCCCCGTTACTTGGGGAACACGCAGAACAATATACAGATCCGCTCCCTCAAGCTCTTATTTTAACAGCGATTGTTATTAGCTTTGGCGTTACTGCGTTTTTCTTAGTATTAGCCTATAGATCGTATCAAGAGCTTGGAACAGATAATATGGAGCGCTTGAGAGGTAACGAAGGTCATGACTAA
- a CDS encoding Na+/H+ antiporter family protein → MNAVVISVMIMLLLSLFRIHVVIALAAGAIVGGLLGGLSLQETVQTFTEGLGDSASVALSYALLGAFAFVIGKTGLPDLLIQSVIKLSSKKGGDQSKKKLKALIIILVLIMACFSQNVIPVHIAFIPILIPPLLKLFNELKIDRRLIANVLTFGLIAPYILLPVGFGQIYQGIIVENMAISGLTVDPSDVPLAMVIPVLGLAAGLILAVFVTYRKPKIYEDVQEFTQEDVTVNKRDIGFSILAVIIALAIQIYLDSMIFGALAGIVTLYVSRTVKGKQGDEWLTEGMKMMAFIGFVMLSAYGFANVMRATGEVETLVADAARYIGNQQWLGALVMLLVGLLVTMGIGSSFSTVPIIATIFVPLCIELGFSPMATIALIGTAGALGDAGSPVSDSTLGPTSGLNADGQHNHIWDTVVPTFIHYNLPLIVFGFIAAMIL, encoded by the coding sequence ATGAATGCAGTTGTTATTTCAGTTATGATCATGCTCTTATTGAGCTTATTTCGGATACATGTAGTGATTGCCCTTGCTGCCGGAGCCATTGTTGGCGGGCTATTGGGAGGGTTATCTTTACAAGAAACGGTACAGACCTTTACTGAGGGACTTGGAGATAGTGCAAGTGTCGCATTAAGCTATGCCTTATTGGGTGCATTCGCATTTGTGATCGGCAAAACCGGCTTACCTGATCTTTTAATTCAATCAGTTATTAAACTATCATCCAAAAAAGGCGGGGATCAAAGTAAGAAAAAATTAAAAGCGTTAATCATTATTCTTGTATTGATTATGGCGTGTTTTTCTCAAAATGTCATACCGGTTCATATTGCCTTTATTCCGATTTTAATCCCGCCTTTGCTTAAGCTGTTTAATGAATTAAAAATTGACCGCAGACTAATTGCGAATGTTTTGACGTTCGGCTTGATCGCACCTTATATTTTACTGCCGGTTGGTTTCGGTCAAATTTATCAGGGAATTATTGTGGAAAATATGGCGATAAGCGGATTAACGGTTGATCCATCAGACGTACCATTAGCTATGGTCATTCCCGTATTAGGTCTAGCAGCAGGATTAATTTTGGCCGTCTTTGTTACTTATCGAAAACCAAAAATCTACGAGGATGTTCAAGAGTTCACGCAAGAAGACGTTACGGTTAATAAACGTGACATTGGTTTTTCGATTCTTGCTGTTATTATCGCTTTAGCCATTCAAATTTACTTAGATTCTATGATTTTTGGAGCATTAGCCGGAATCGTAACCTTATATGTGTCGCGGACAGTAAAAGGGAAACAGGGGGATGAATGGCTGACTGAAGGAATGAAGATGATGGCCTTTATCGGTTTTGTCATGCTTTCAGCTTACGGATTTGCCAATGTAATGAGGGCGACAGGCGAGGTAGAGACATTAGTTGCTGATGCAGCCCGCTATATTGGTAATCAGCAATGGTTAGGCGCTCTTGTCATGCTGCTGGTGGGCTTACTTGTAACTATGGGGATTGGTTCTTCGTTTTCAACTGTACCGATTATTGCTACAATATTTGTTCCGCTCTGTATAGAGCTCGGATTCAGTCCGATGGCAACGATTGCCCTGATCGGAACAGCCGGAGCATTAGGCGATGCCGGTTCTCCCGTTTCTGATAGTACGCTTGGTCCTACATCAGGGCTTAATGCGGACGGTCAGCATAATCACATTTGGGATACAGTCGTTCCAACCTTTATTCACTATAACCTCCCGTTAATCGTGTTTGGCTTTATTGCGGCCATGATTTTATAG